cttttcctgatatccGACCTAAACCTCCCCCAGctcagcttcaggccattcccttggctTCTGTCACCAGTCACACAGAtatcagtgcctgcccctcctcttccccttcccaggaACTTGGAACTGCAATGAGGTCCCTCCTCggtctcttcttctccaggctcaacaGACCAAATGACCTCACCTGCTCCTCctatggcttcccctcaaggcccttctccatctttgttgccctcctttgggcTCTTTCTAGTagttaaaatatcttttttacattttttacacCCAAaagtgcccccagcactcgaggtgaggctgccccagagcagagcagagcaggacaatcccctcccttgcctggctgtgatgctgtccctgatgcccACAGGACAcccttggccctcctggctgccagggcactgctggctcatgttcagcttgccATGGACCAGAACCCCAGGGCCCcttccatggcactgctgtccagcctctcattccccactctgtctgtacatccagggctgccccatccaaagtgcagaatctggcacttttCCCTATTGAACTTAATTAGTTGGTAATGGCCATTTCCTCTAATTGTTGAGATCTCTCTTCAGGGCCTCTTTGCCCTCCAATTACGTGTCACTGTCGAACTTACAATTCCTTTGAGTCCTGTGTCTAATGTGTAACATATTggtatatatttaaatttattttaaaaatagcttattttcaaagggaaaatattGAATAAGCTCAAGAAAAAGAATGCCAGAACAATTTCTTTTATCTCCTACTGAATTAATTGTTGGAGGGGCAAACTTTTCTAAGGCAAGGTCCGGTTGTCAACCCATATGCTGCCTTGGAGCAAATCTCTCCACATAAAAAATTAGTTCTGCATTAAATGCTATACTTCTGAAGAGTTCTTGTTTCTTTAGCAGCTGCAGCATTACAAATGAATCTTGGACCAAACACTTAAGCCCGGGGGAGTGCTGGAATTTCAGCTACATTGTTTTTCTCATTGATTTCAGTGCAGTAATTTCAGGCAGCTTCCAGCTCAGCATGGCATATTGTGGAATTGTTTGAGGAGTGAACTGTGATGCAACCGTGAACCTAGGTTTGAAAAGGCATGGACTTGCAAACCAAAGCTTGACACTCTGTTTTTgaaaatttgtttcttctcagCATAGTCCTTTCTTCAGGACAAATGATGATGTGAAATGACTCTTACTTTTGATTTGGAGCATAATGGGGGAAATAGGAAATCATTCAGGGTCAAACAACAGCCTCATGTGTTGCAGCCATGGTTCAACACACCTATGTGACCTGCAAGGGGTGGGCAAACCCGACAGCACAGAGTGAAAATGGGGCTGGCCCCTGGGCTTCCTGCCAGCCAGCATagcctggctgctctctggGAGCAAACAATAGTAACTGGCTAATTTTGTTCCATTTACAAGATGGTGCTCTTTCCTACCAAAGTCCAAGTTCTcaggagaaatatttatttattgcttagGCAATTTTGTAAAAGCAAGTGAGTTCtacaaacagaataaaacctGTCAGTGAGCGAGTGTTATTTAGCTAATTCTGTTATCACTGGTATTGaaccccatttttcccttgttttttttttttttttccctagcattACTCCATCTCACCTTACTCATTTTACATATTAACTGAATTAATTAGTAGAGAAGGATTTGAGCCAGCTGGATTTTACTCCAACTGGATTACCTCACAGGAACGTGCAATCTGTCAAACAGGCTAAAGTAAACACTTAGCTGGGTCACAGTCTTCCTACAGCCCAGCCCATCTAAAATCCTGTATGAGATAACTGAAATCGCTAAGTAGATTACATGCTTATCGTTGTAATGTGGGAAGATGTTCTGGTAACAAAACGTTTGCATCCAGCAATCAGCTGCTCTTGCCTTAGCCAGCCATGCTGCTGGGAACCGGAGATGGTATGGACTTGTGCTCTTTAGTCATTTAGAGCATTCCCTACCTAAAGGCAAGGCACATTTTGATTAGAAATGGGATACACCTACTctggttttatgttttattgttttgaaatacttttagGGATTAACTTATTTTCTATTCTTCCATCAACGCAAGCCAAATGTCAAAGGTGTGAATGATGAAACACCCATAGATCTAACCACACTGGCAAGTGGAAATCTGTCAACATTGTACTAGCAACAGGTATCGTCATCATGGGTGCCAATCCTGTCAAACCTGCCTGTTCAAGTCTCTCTGCTTGCCCCTGTGAGCCCTCTGACAGGAACCCTTTGTAAAGCACCATGCCATTTTATCTGGTTGCTAGTCTGGGATTCCCACTCCAGTGGGTAAAACCGTGTTCTGGCCCTCCAGCTACACCAACCACTGTGAGTGAATTCATGTGAGTCATTAGTCTAATTTGCTAAATTGTCCTTAAATAATTCCTACCAGCTGCATACTGCTCAGCATCACACCTCAGTGTCTATGGAACTGCTGTCTGCTGTGGCATGGAGAGGGTCCAAATCCTCTGCACCACATGGGGCTCTTGCAGCTGTGGTGGGGATTTGCTCCTTTATTTCTGGTTGGAGACTGGATGTGCTGAGCCCAACTGGCAGCATTCAATGGCTGTTCTCATCTTCCTGCCTCCAGGGCTGTCAAGGCAGCAGCTTCATTGTGTGgcagaaatataaatttctAGTTCAGCCATCCAGAACATTCAAATATACTATATTAGatttacttcaaaaatattaaaataattatatgaaTGAATACTTtctccccccctccctccccccacccgCCCCTTAAATGCAGAGAACTACATTTTGGGGTAATCTGGAGCAATGAGAAGAGAGGCAAAATATCTGCTTATAGCTTGCTGGAGCAACTTCATGGAATAACATCTCTCTGAAATGTACAATTGCAACAAAATGGTTTATAAAGAGAACAGAGGAAACAAGAACtgtttaaaaatggaaaaaatgtaactTCTTCATGTTTTGGAACAGCTTTCAAGAAAGTATATTATATTGAAACCAAACAGCctggaaaatgctttggaattttattcagaagaaaactgatttttttggcttttatcCAGCTTAAAATAAAGTCATGCTACAAAATATGAAACACTTTTCTGAACTGGAATTTCCATACTTTGTATGGCTGTGGTTGTATTATCCATGCCCTACTTATGTTGCAGAAATGGGATGTAAAGACTATTGCACGGTCAGTTTTTGTTAATAGGTACAAGGACAGTCTATTCTTCCATACATTCAAATTTTCTAGTACTCttcttctattattttttccagctgctgagaGGTTTTCTGCTGATTTCCTGTTGGAGGGGAAATTCCACTTAAATGTGGAAAGAAGGGAAATCAGAATGGAAAGCCAATGCCAGATTAAAGCATAGATATCTTGTCAGTATTACACATGTGGCAGGGAAGAAGTAAAATTCTTCATAAGCAGCTGCTCAATTGGAGACACAGTGTAAAGCtctatttttccaaaataatgaCAGTTTCCATGTGGGGCTTCAACACTGTGTGTCTTATCTTTCTTCTGCATGAAATCCTTTGGATTCATCCACTGTAGAATCTCAGCCTTTTGATACAATCTCAATAACATTTTAACAGGCAAAGAAATGTAATAAAGCCTTATCctattttctctccttctgaaacagtccttgtgAAGGATGCCATATTTGAACCCCAGCTGGTAACTCAGCCCCACCTAGACACTTGCTCACAAGTGAGGTGGGTGGGAGGACAGGAAGAGTAAAACTGAATGAACTCCTGGGTTAAGATACAGACAGtttaacagggaaagcaaaagctgcacaattacttccctgcttcccatgggcaggaaTATGTCCAGTCACCCCCAGGACAGCAAGGCTCCAACATACCCAGTGGTGACTTagtgtcctggttcagggcaagtctggagaaagaattcccctcccccccacaaaaggggtcctttaggaaagcagagtcaattggcccctccccccagccggttcgggagaaaatacctctggaggaaaaaagtggaaaaaacctgtttattacacaagagaacttagacaatattaaacaataggacttcttgccactccaagagagacaaattcagagcaaatccccctgggctgcagctcagctcactcagtctctgaccagtccttccagcgctggcaatgccgcggcccaggcccggcccgctgggccacagatgtgagctgctgatgctcttctggtgttcagtccagagcaggtccagagaaagggaaaaaaaaccacagtccagggaacttctctgcctcagctagctaaaactaactagaaaaaagcaaaggagagctctgtctcgctgtccgtccgtccgcaGATAACACCGTcccggagcaggaatgtggaggagggagtgagtttttgaaaacaaaccctgagcttcttccctcctcctttcactcttggaacaagacttcaacataaacagggcagacgattggggataaaggcatcatacagccaccctaggacattccaccccttatccccaTATCGTCAGCTTACTactaaaactaatatatatattcaaaccCTATAAATAGATACATTATACATCTAATATACAACTATACACAGACAATGGCAGCAGTATTcagcaaacagtgatatttatACATAGTTCTCACCCAACaatcagatctccctgaggtacacatcgtgttcttccatctctctgcattatccaccatgtacaacctggtccctgagcaaagacaatcccacgaatgggtttgtctgtacttgaggcagaattgatccacactgtttTTCCTAACAAACCTCTAACATGCACTACTGGGACTTTGTCTCCATCTACTATATTCAAAAGCTGAGACTGGGCAGGGCCCCATCGACTGGTAGagcctcgggtgttaactaaccaggtggcttttgccagATTCTGTTCCCAATTCTTGagagatcccccacccaatgctttcagtgtggttttcaacaatccattgtacctctctacttttcctgcagctggtgcatggtagggaatatggtacacccactcaataccatgttccctagcccaagtgttgataaggctgttcttgaaatgagttCCATTGTcggactcaatcctctcaggggtaccatgcctccaaagaatttgcttttcaaggcctaggatggtgttacgggccgtagcatgaggcacaggataggtttccaaccatcccgtggtggcttctaccattGTGAGCACATAACGCTTGCCgtggcgtgtctggggcagtgtgatgtagtcaatctgccaggcctccccatacttgtacttggactACCGCCCACCATACCACAGGGGCTTtacccgcttggcctgtttgatggtaGCACATGTCTCACAGTCGTGGATTACCTGAGatatactgtccatggttagatccacccctcgatctcgtgcccacttaaaagtggcatctctaccctgatggcctgaggcatcatgggcccatcgtgCCAAGAACAATTCCCCTTTGTGTTGCCaatccaagtctatctttgatacccctatctttgcagcccgATCTACTTGCTGGTTGTTTTGGTGTTCCTCATTGGCTctgctcttggggacatgggcatctacatgacGAACTTTCACCAGTAGCTTCTCTACCCTGGTGGCAATGTTTTTCCACTcatcagcagcccaaattggttttcctctacgctGCCAGTTAGCTttcttccacctctccagccacccccacagagcattggctaccatccatgaatcagtgtagaggtagagttttggccacttctccctttcagcaatgtccagggccagttgaaccgctttgagttcagcaaattGACTCGATCCACCTTCCCCTTCAGTAGCTTCCGCAACTCGTCGTGTGGGActccatacggctgctttccacttctgttTCATTCCTACAATGCGGCAAGAgccatcagtgaaaagagcatagtgtgtttcttctgctggcagttggTTATATGGTGGCGCTTCTTCAGCATGTgccacttcctcctcttcatctgcaagactaaagttttcaccttcaggccagtttgtaattatctccaaaatcccagggcgattcaatTTTCCAATCCGGGCGCGCTGCGTAATaagggcaatccacttgctccatgtggcactggtggcatggtgggtggagggaatctttgctttgaacatccaccccagcaccggtagtcggggtgccaggaggagttgcgcTTCTGTACCGATCACCTCCGAGGCGGcctgaactccttcataggctgctaaaatttccttctctgttggagtatagttggcttcagacccccTATAGCTtcgactccaaaatcccagtggtcggccGCGAGTCTCAccaggcactttctgccaaaggctccaggacaaaccacggttcccagctgcagagtaaagcacattcttcacatctggtcctgtcctgactgggccaagggctactgcatgggcaatctcctgcttgatctgggtgaaggcttgttgctgctcagggccccagtggaaatcattcttcttgcgagtgaccaggtagagagggctcacgatctggctatactcaggaatgtgcattctccaaaaacctatggcgcctaagaaagcttgtgtttccttcttgctggttggtggagacatcGCTGTGATCTTGTTAATGATatctgtaggaatctgacgccgtccatcttgccacttcactcccaggaactggatctctcgagcaggtcctTTGAccttgctcttcttgatggcaaaaccagctttcaggagaatctggatgattttctcccctttctcaaatacctctgctgctgttttcccccacacaatgatgtcatcaatgtactgcaggtgttctggagcctcacccttttccagtgcagcctggatcagtccatggcagatggtggggctgtgtttccacccctggggcagtcggttccaggtgtactgcacgcccctccaggtgaaagcaaactgaggcctgcattctgctgccagaggaatggagaaaaacgcattgGCAATAtcaatagtggcataccactttgctgccttggactccagctcgtactggagttccagcatgtccggcacagcagcgctcagcggTGGAGTCACCTCATTTAGGGCACGGTAGTCCactgtcaatctccattctccttcggATTTAtgcacaggccagatggggctgttgaaagGTGAATGGGTTCTgctaaccaccccttggctctccagctcacggatcattttgtggatggggatcacggcatctcgattcgttcggtactgccggcgatgcactgttgaggtcgcaattggcactCGTTGCTCTTCTACCTTCAAaagtcctactgcagatgggttttccgATAGTCCAGGTAAGCTATTCAATTGCTTGATGCCCCCTGTCTCTACAGCTGCTATtccaaatgcccacctgagtccctttaggtctttgaaatacccactttggaggaagtctatgcctaaaatacatggggcctctgggccagttaCAATAgactgtttcttccactcatttccagtcaggctgATCTCAGCTTCCACTGAAGTAAAGTCCcgtgatccccctgtcacaccagcaataGAAACAGGTTCTGTCCCCACATAGTT
This sequence is a window from Vidua chalybeata isolate OUT-0048 chromosome Z, bVidCha1 merged haplotype, whole genome shotgun sequence. Protein-coding genes within it:
- the LOC128782526 gene encoding uncharacterized protein LOC128782526 — translated: MAVVEIVFSDDLDTVNPDLVPCTSVMWRKLVRLGPDEYASAVAIMKQDDGGETVLDMTKKLRAYADAVHGPTHLRIAAVEAQVQKLGKNIENKIEEIKEDLLKISAVQIRGPGTQRRRPSDRERSPIWPVHKSEGEWRLTVDYRALNEVTPPLSAAVPDMLELQYELESKAAKWYATIDIANAFFSIPLAAECRPQFAFTWRGVQYTWNRLPQGWKHSPTICHGLIQAALEKGEAPEHLQYIDDIIVWGKTAAEVFEKGEKIIQILLKAGFAIKKSKVKGPAREIQFLGVKWQDGRRQIPTDIINKITAMSPPTSKKETQAFLGAIGFWRMHIPEYSQIVSPLYLVTRKKNDFHWGPEQQQAFTQIKQEIAHAVALGPVRTGPDVKNVLYSAAGNRGLSWSLWQKVPGETRGRPLGFWSRSYRGSEANYTPTEKEILAAYEGVQAASEVIGTEAQLLLAPRLPVLGWMFKAKIPSTHHATSATWSKWIALITQRARIGKLNRPGILEIITNWPEGENFSLADEEEEVAHAEEAPPYNQLPAEETHYALFTDGSCRIVGMKQKWKAAVWSPTRRVAEATEGEGGSSQFAELKAVQLALDIAEREKWPKLYLYTDSWMVANALWGWLERWKKANWQRRGKPIWAADEWKNIATRVEKLLVKVRHVDAHVPKSRANEEHQNNQQVDRAAKIGVSKIDLDWQHKGELFLARWAHDASGHQGRDATFKWARDRGVDLTMDSISQVIHDCETCATIKQAKRVKPLWYGGR